One genomic window of Sphingomonas sp. C3-2 includes the following:
- a CDS encoding acyl-CoA carboxylase subunit beta, with product MQAIVEQLEAKRAAARLGGGQKRIDAQHAKGKLTARERIDVLLDEGSFEELDMYVEHNCVDFGMADQIIPGDGVVTGSGTVNGRLVYVFSQDFTVFGGSLSERHAQKICKIMDMALKVGAPVIGLNDSGGARIQEGVASLGGYAEVFQRNVLASGVVPQLSLIMGPCAGGAVYSPAMTDFIFMVKDSSYMFVTGPDVVKTVTNEVVTQEELGGAVTHTTKSGVADVAFENDIEALLAARDFIDFLPLSNREEVPERPTADPYDRIEESLDTLIPASANQPYDMHELIRKTVDEGEFFELQPGHAANIIIGFGRIEGRTVGIVANQPMVLAGCLDINSSKKAGRFVRFCDAFDIPIVTFVDVPGFLPGTQQELNGIIKHGAKLLFAYAEATVPKITVITRKAYGGAYDVMASKHLRGDLNYAWPTAEIAVMGAKGAVEIIFRQDIKDPAKIAERTKEYEDRFANPFVAASKGFIDEVIQPHSTRKRIALGLRKLRNKQLENPWKKHDNIPL from the coding sequence ATGCAGGCAATTGTCGAACAACTCGAAGCAAAGCGTGCAGCCGCACGTCTGGGCGGTGGGCAGAAGCGAATCGACGCGCAGCACGCCAAAGGCAAGCTGACCGCACGCGAGCGCATCGATGTGCTGCTCGACGAAGGCAGCTTCGAAGAGCTTGATATGTATGTCGAGCACAACTGCGTCGATTTCGGCATGGCCGACCAGATCATCCCCGGCGACGGCGTCGTCACCGGTTCGGGCACGGTCAACGGCCGTCTGGTCTATGTCTTTTCGCAGGACTTCACCGTGTTCGGCGGTTCGCTGTCCGAGCGCCACGCGCAGAAGATCTGCAAGATCATGGACATGGCCCTGAAGGTGGGCGCACCCGTGATCGGCCTTAACGATTCGGGCGGCGCGCGCATTCAGGAAGGCGTGGCATCGCTTGGCGGCTATGCCGAAGTGTTCCAGCGCAACGTGCTGGCATCGGGCGTGGTGCCGCAGCTGAGCCTGATCATGGGCCCGTGCGCGGGCGGCGCGGTGTACAGCCCCGCAATGACCGACTTCATCTTCATGGTGAAGGATTCGTCGTACATGTTCGTGACCGGCCCCGACGTGGTGAAGACCGTCACCAACGAAGTCGTGACGCAGGAAGAGCTGGGCGGTGCGGTGACGCACACCACCAAGTCCGGCGTGGCCGACGTGGCGTTCGAGAACGATATTGAGGCGCTGCTCGCCGCACGCGACTTTATCGACTTCCTGCCGCTGTCGAACCGCGAGGAGGTTCCCGAGCGTCCGACCGCCGATCCCTATGACCGGATCGAGGAAAGCCTCGACACGCTGATCCCGGCATCGGCGAACCAGCCCTATGACATGCATGAGCTGATCCGGAAGACCGTGGACGAAGGCGAGTTCTTCGAGCTGCAGCCGGGCCATGCCGCCAACATCATCATCGGCTTCGGCCGCATCGAAGGCCGCACCGTCGGCATCGTCGCCAACCAGCCGATGGTGCTTGCAGGCTGCCTCGACATCAACTCGTCGAAAAAGGCCGGCCGGTTCGTCCGCTTCTGCGATGCGTTCGATATTCCGATCGTGACTTTTGTCGACGTTCCGGGCTTCCTGCCGGGCACGCAGCAGGAACTGAACGGCATCATCAAGCACGGCGCCAAGCTGCTGTTCGCCTATGCCGAAGCAACCGTTCCGAAGATCACCGTCATCACGCGCAAGGCTTATGGCGGCGCCTATGACGTTATGGCCTCGAAGCACCTGCGCGGCGACCTGAACTATGCCTGGCCGACCGCCGAAATCGCGGTGATGGGCGCCAAGGGCGCGGTGGAAATCATCTTCCGCCAGGACATCAAGGACCCAGCCAAGATCGCCGAGCGCACCAAGGAATATGAAGACCGCTTCGCCAACCCGTTCGTGGCGGCGTCGAAGGGCTTCATCGACGAGGTGATCCAGCCGCATTCGACCCGCAAGCGGATCGCGCTTGGGCTTCGCAAGCTGCGCAACAAGCAGCTCGAAAATCCTTGGAAGAAGCACGACAACATTCCGCTCTGA